The Vicia villosa cultivar HV-30 ecotype Madison, WI linkage group LG1, Vvil1.0, whole genome shotgun sequence genome includes a region encoding these proteins:
- the LOC131610315 gene encoding origin of replication complex subunit 4, giving the protein MTPATATERDDHHIVEALNLLRSRICDTGFIFKDSPDGNYSKLKFMISSSVAEACNNSILLLGPRGSGKLAVLDLVLQDLLIQYPDSISVVRLSGLLHCDDISAFKEIARQLCMEHQLLFSKAASFDDNSQFMVAVLKECGLAHKSVIFILDEFDLFAQGKQRLLYSLLDAMQSVSSQAVVVGISCRLDADQLLEKRVRSRFSHRKLLFLPPSIEDSQRLLAHMLTLPIDSSLPSDYAVQFNKKVQNIIEDKKFKEVFTNYLNFDSSIKHLLRFLFYAVSQMDLQTGFLSRENFETAYSSIQRQPKLECLRNCSILELYILVCMKRLEVKEKSLCNFNAVMKEYKNIHDSFQTSDYYARNVCLRAFEHLIHRELICFTDNRGHSLSVEFRPVKLLISSAELYQGLKAYHSCPAILLKLVERDG; this is encoded by the exons ATGACACCGGCAACAGCAACGGAGAGAGATGATCATCACATAGTGGAAGCATTGAATCTTCTCCGAAGCAGAATCTGCGACACCGGATTCATCTTCAAAGACTCTCCAGACGGAAACTACAG CAAGTTGAAATTCATGATATCGAGTTCAGTAGCGGAGGCGTGCAACAATTCTATTCTCCTCCTCGGTCCCCGTGGCTCCGGGAAGCTTGCG gttttggatcttgttcttcaagatTTGTTGATTCAGTATCCGGATTCCATTTCAGTG GTTAGGTTGAGTGGGCTTTTACATTGTGATGACATCTCTGCATTTAAG GAAATAGCTAGACAGTTATGCATGGAACATCAATTGCTATTCTCAAAAGCG gcatcattTGATGACAACTCTCAATTTATGGTAGCCGTGCTGAA gGAGTGTGGATTAGCACATAAATCtgtaatttttattttggatgAGTTTGACCTCTTTGCTCAG GGTAAACAGCGGTTACTTTATAGCTTGCTAGATGCAATGCAGTCGGTATCATCACAAGCTGTAGTAGTAGGCATTAGTTGCCGCCTG GATGCAGATCAGCTATTGGAGAAAAGAGTACGATCTCGTTTTTCACACAGAAAGCTGCTGTTCTTACCACCTTCAATAGAAGATTCGCAACG ATTATTAGCGCATATGCTGACACTGCCAATAGATTCAAGCCTTCCATCTGATTATGCTGTTCAATTTAATAAAAAAGTTCAA AATATTATAGAAGACAAAAAGTTCAAAGAAGTCTTCACTAACTATTTGAATTTTGACTCCTCTATCAAACATTTGTTGAGGTTCCT GTTCTATGCAGTCTCTCAAATGGATTTGCAGACTGGGTTTCTGTCTAGGGAGAACTTTGAAACTGCTTATTCAAGCATCCAGAGACAGCCCAAACTAGAATGTTTAAGAA ATTGTTCCATTTTAGAACTATATATTTTGGTATGCATGAAGAGATTGGAAGTTAAAGAGAAAAGTTTATGTAACTTCAATGCAGTAATGAAAG AGTATAAAAACATACATGATTCTTTCCAGACTTCTGATTACTATGCACGGAACGTCTGTTTAAGG GCATTTGAACACCTTATACACCGTGAACTAATATGTTTCACAGACAATAGAGGACATAGTTTATCTGTTGAATTTCGTCCTGTAAAGCTCTTAATTTCATCTGCTGAACTGTATCAAGGACTAAAGGCTTATCATTCTTGCCCC GCTATCCTTCTAAAATTAGTAGAACGTGACGGCTAA